A stretch of Aythya fuligula isolate bAytFul2 chromosome 1, bAytFul2.pri, whole genome shotgun sequence DNA encodes these proteins:
- the ASCL4 gene encoding achaete-scute homolog 4, translated as MDSGKDGDGLLNRIAFSGAMSLASSHVHPHGVPLREPFGVPFHLDPSYWEQAYGGHAGRIPYIPFPGYVGVYDYSFEPAFIRKRNERERQRVRCVNEGYTRLREHLPKEFADKRLSKVETLRAAISYIKHLQSLLDCHPLGSNSKETLSAKELPDGPSPGPLRECNSDGESKTSSASSPYSEFEEAGS; from the coding sequence ATGGACAGCGGTAAAGATGGTGATGGACTGTTGAACAGGATTGCATTTTCGGGAGCTATGTCCCTGGCTAGCAGCCACGTGCATCCCCACGGGGTCCCCCTGAGAGAGCCCTTCGGGGTTCCCTTCCACCTGGACCCGTCTTACTGGGAGCAAGCCTACGGCGGGCACGCAGGTCGCATCCCCTACATCCCGTTCCCTGGCTACGTGGGCGTCTATGACTATTCCTTTGAGCCTGCCTTCATTCGAAAGAGGAACGAGAGGGAGAGGCAGCGGGTGCGCTGCGTGAACGAGGGCTACACGCGCCTGAGGGAGCACCTGCCCAAAGAATTTGCTGACAAGCGCCTCAGCAAAGTGGAGACCCTGCGAGCTGCAATCAGCTACATCAAGCACCTGCAGAGCTTGCTGGACTGCCATCCCCTGGGGTCTAACAGTAAGGAAACGCTCTCCGCCAAGGAGCTCCCGGATggtcccagtcctggtcccctGCGGGAGTGCAACAGCGATGGGGAGTCTAAAACCTCCTCAGCTTCATCCCCCTACAGTGAATTTGAGGAGGCGGGCAGCTAG